From Meiothermus sp., a single genomic window includes:
- a CDS encoding galactosyldiacylglycerol synthase, with protein sequence MAQLFNADTGEPIGEITEAQLEFLVSQMEEEHALDQDYYLNADLLETWREQGADPALLDLLDKAMGAAEELNIRWSR encoded by the coding sequence ATGGCCCAACTTTTCAATGCCGACACCGGCGAGCCCATTGGCGAGATTACCGAGGCCCAACTGGAGTTTTTGGTTTCGCAGATGGAAGAAGAGCATGCTCTGGATCAGGACTACTACCTGAACGCCGACCTGCTCGAGACCTGGCGCGAACAAGGGGCCGACCCGGCCCTGCTGGATTTGCTCGACAAGGCCATGGGAGCAGCAGAGGAGCTCAACATTCGCTGGTCTAGATAG
- a CDS encoding ectonucleotide pyrophosphatase/phosphodiesterase: MPRVLYITTDGLRPDALEAAYTPTFRALMQEGAFTLSARSVMPSITLPCHMSLFHSLPPERHGVVSNTFTPMARPVRGLFEVLKQAGKRSGMFYSWEPLRDVARPLSLAVSKLIAYDNNPEVSDQKVVEAALPYISELDFTFLYLGSVDEVGHLEGWMSPAYLRQVEHIDALLSRIVEGLPSDTTLLLMSDHGGHLRMHGTQDPADMTVPFMAYGPGVARGRAIDEPMSLLELAPTVAAMLGVGLEPAWEGRVLKFG; this comes from the coding sequence ATGCCCAGAGTGCTCTACATCACCACCGACGGCCTGCGCCCCGACGCCCTCGAGGCAGCCTATACCCCAACCTTTCGAGCCTTGATGCAAGAGGGAGCCTTCACCCTTTCGGCCCGCTCGGTAATGCCCAGCATCACCCTGCCTTGCCATATGAGCCTTTTCCATAGCCTGCCGCCCGAGCGGCACGGGGTGGTCTCCAACACCTTCACCCCTATGGCCCGCCCTGTACGGGGGCTTTTTGAGGTTTTGAAGCAGGCCGGAAAACGCAGTGGAATGTTTTATTCCTGGGAGCCTCTACGCGACGTGGCCAGACCTCTGAGCCTGGCGGTTTCCAAGCTGATTGCCTACGACAACAACCCCGAGGTGTCCGACCAAAAGGTGGTAGAGGCGGCCCTGCCCTATATAAGTGAGCTGGACTTCACCTTTTTGTACCTGGGTAGCGTGGACGAGGTGGGCCACCTCGAGGGCTGGATGAGCCCGGCCTACCTGCGGCAGGTAGAACACATAGATGCCTTGCTAAGCCGAATCGTCGAAGGGCTGCCTTCGGATACCACCCTACTGCTGATGAGCGACCACGGGGGTCATCTACGGATGCACGGCACTCAAGACCCAGCAGACATGACCGTGCCCTTCATGGCCTATGGGCCGGGGGTGGCGCGGGGGCGGGCCATAGACGAGCCGATGAGCCTGTTGGAGCTGGCCCCAACCGTAGCCGCGATGCTGGGGGTGGGCCTGGAGCCCGCCTGGGAGGGGCGGGTTCTGAAGTTTGGGTAA
- a CDS encoding agmatine deiminase family protein, with the protein METLTPRQLGFAMPAEWAPHAATWTAWPYDDEKWLGYLEPVRQEFATFVNTLARFEPVHLVVNDEESEQDAKNRLSGPIQFHRIPHDDLWLRDSGAMFVTRSQTSPELAAINWEFNGWGGKYPATQDNQMPRHMARILGVKLFEAGIVMEGGSLEVNGAGVGLTTRQCLLAPERNPGLDEEALEGYLREYLGIDHLIWLGEGLEGDHTDGHIDTLTRFTAPRTIVTSVCSDPDDPNHRPLQENLEILQSLGGFRIVKLPLPQNPIWLNDQTRLPLTYANFYIANGAVLVPLYGDPHDAQALEILRPLFPEREVIGLKSRYLMTGGGSFHCVTQQQPKGQMWKG; encoded by the coding sequence GTGGAGACCCTCACCCCTCGCCAACTGGGCTTTGCCATGCCCGCCGAGTGGGCCCCCCATGCCGCGACCTGGACGGCCTGGCCCTACGACGACGAAAAATGGCTGGGCTACTTAGAGCCCGTACGGCAGGAGTTCGCGACTTTTGTGAACACCCTGGCCCGCTTTGAACCAGTGCATCTGGTGGTGAACGACGAGGAATCCGAGCAGGACGCCAAAAACAGGCTCTCGGGCCCCATCCAGTTCCACCGCATCCCCCACGACGATCTGTGGCTGCGCGACTCCGGGGCGATGTTTGTGACCCGCTCTCAAACGTCCCCCGAGCTGGCCGCCATCAACTGGGAGTTCAACGGCTGGGGTGGAAAGTACCCCGCCACCCAGGACAACCAGATGCCCCGTCACATGGCCCGCATCCTGGGGGTCAAGCTCTTTGAGGCGGGTATCGTGATGGAGGGGGGGAGCCTCGAGGTCAACGGAGCGGGGGTGGGCCTCACCACCCGCCAGTGCCTGCTTGCTCCGGAGCGCAACCCCGGCCTCGACGAAGAGGCCCTCGAGGGCTACCTGCGCGAGTACCTGGGCATAGACCACCTGATCTGGCTGGGAGAGGGGCTCGAGGGCGACCACACCGATGGCCACATCGACACCCTCACCCGTTTCACCGCCCCCCGCACCATCGTCACCTCGGTCTGTTCCGACCCCGACGACCCCAACCACCGCCCCTTGCAGGAAAACCTGGAAATCCTGCAAAGCCTGGGGGGCTTCCGCATCGTGAAACTACCCTTGCCCCAAAACCCCATCTGGTTGAACGACCAAACCCGCCTGCCCCTCACCTACGCCAACTTCTACATCGCCAACGGCGCGGTGTTGGTGCCCCTCTACGGCGACCCCCACGACGCGCAGGCTCTGGAAATTCTGCGCCCTTTGTTTCCCGAACGCGAGGTGATTGGCCTCAAGAGCCGCTATCTGATGACCGGCGGGGGCAGCTTCCACTGCGTCACCCAGCAGCAGCCAAAAGGCCAGATGTGGAAGGGGTAA
- a CDS encoding sulfurtransferase, with the protein MSEGAINLDLSGFRGRLRSEEELRQLEQALADLNGRIGAGPDRSVVVYDTGLNTRLTKTAFMLALGGLEVFLWPQGWESRATSQAPAQPTPAEPWARLRRDILLTADEILAQPGALLLDVREPHEFAAARIPGTKNIPLGAFGPANAAALGLQAGQVVGVHCRSGARSATVFWLLRQQGVLARNYLGSMLEWEAEADLPVERT; encoded by the coding sequence ATGAGCGAAGGCGCCATCAACCTCGATCTATCGGGCTTTCGGGGGCGCTTGCGCAGCGAGGAAGAACTCCGCCAGCTCGAGCAAGCCCTGGCCGACCTGAACGGGCGTATCGGGGCCGGCCCCGACCGTTCGGTGGTGGTCTACGATACGGGCCTCAATACCCGCCTGACCAAGACCGCCTTCATGCTGGCGCTGGGCGGGCTGGAGGTATTTTTATGGCCACAGGGTTGGGAAAGCCGGGCTACCAGCCAGGCCCCGGCCCAGCCCACCCCAGCCGAACCCTGGGCCCGGCTCAGGCGCGACATTCTTCTAACCGCCGACGAGATACTGGCCCAGCCCGGGGCACTTTTGCTCGATGTGCGCGAGCCCCACGAGTTTGCTGCGGCCCGCATTCCCGGCACCAAAAACATTCCCCTAGGAGCTTTTGGGCCGGCCAACGCCGCGGCCTTGGGTCTGCAAGCCGGCCAGGTGGTGGGGGTTCACTGCCGCAGCGGGGCCCGCAGCGCCACGGTTTTTTGGCTGTTGCGGCAGCAAGGGGTGCTGGCCCGCAACTATCTGGGCAGCATGCTCGAGTGGGAGGCCGAGGCCGACCTACCGGTAGAACGAACCTGA
- a CDS encoding DUF4256 domain-containing protein translates to MTTKQAEELLGVLKTRFEQHLQRHPGLTWAEVQTRLEAHVSKLRSLWEMEATGGEPDVVGYDASSGEILFFDCSPESPTGRRSLCYDRAALEARKHNKPAGSALEMAAAMGIELLTEAQYRALQQLGRFDTKTSSWLKTPDPIRKQGGALFGDRRYDHVFVYHNGADAYYAARGFRGCLRI, encoded by the coding sequence ATGACCACAAAACAAGCCGAAGAGCTGTTGGGGGTACTGAAAACCCGCTTCGAGCAACACCTGCAGCGCCACCCCGGGCTAACCTGGGCCGAAGTGCAGACCCGACTGGAAGCCCATGTGAGCAAGCTGAGGTCGCTCTGGGAGATGGAAGCCACCGGTGGTGAGCCGGATGTGGTGGGCTACGATGCCAGCAGCGGTGAAATTCTCTTTTTCGATTGCTCGCCCGAAAGCCCCACGGGCCGCCGCAGCCTCTGCTACGATCGCGCGGCCCTCGAGGCCCGCAAACACAACAAGCCGGCCGGCTCGGCCCTGGAGATGGCCGCCGCCATGGGCATCGAGCTGCTGACCGAAGCGCAGTACCGGGCCTTGCAGCAACTGGGCCGCTTCGATACCAAGACCTCGAGCTGGCTCAAAACCCCCGACCCCATCCGAAAGCAGGGCGGGGCCCTCTTCGGCGACCGCCGCTACGACCACGTGTTCGTGTACCACAACGGGGCCGACGCGTACTATGCCGCCAGGGGGTTTCGTGGCTGTCTAAGGATTTAG
- a CDS encoding DUF4160 domain-containing protein, with the protein MITLHRSGQYRFYVNSGYNLEQPYICVKHEGHFAKFSLQPLALQSNNGFSRTELSRIQQAIVDARDQLLKHWANIKGLEGEKPSGELLLHQE; encoded by the coding sequence ATGATTACACTCCATCGATCGGGACAGTATCGCTTCTACGTCAACTCGGGCTATAACCTCGAGCAACCCTATATATGCGTCAAGCACGAAGGGCACTTTGCCAAGTTCTCGCTGCAACCACTGGCCTTGCAGTCCAACAACGGCTTTTCCCGCACCGAGCTAAGCCGCATCCAGCAGGCCATTGTGGATGCCCGCGACCAACTCCTCAAGCACTGGGCCAACATCAAGGGGCTAGAAGGTGAAAAACCCAGCGGCGAACTGCTCTTGCACCAAGAATAA
- the purM gene encoding phosphoribosylformylglycinamidine cyclo-ligase codes for MKYQDAGVDIDRKAEALKAAAQKIKATYTPQVLRGMGAFGGMIEVSALKGLAEPVLVASTDGVGTKTLLAAQTGRYKGLGFDLVNHSVNDLLVQGARPLFFMDYIASARLEADVLAAVLDSLAEACKAVGIPLLGGETAEMPGVYHEGGLDLVGTIVGVVDKAQIVDGSRVQPGDVLLALPSSGLHTNGYSLARKVLAGWNLEEPRLELGGRSLAETLLEPHRCYLEEVALLQREGLEIRAMAHITGGGVYENLPRVLPEGLGAEIRRGNFPIPPIFELIQRAGNVDEQEMFRVFNMGLGYILILSPEMASRAKTLLPQSYPVGYIMEGSGIRVV; via the coding sequence TTGAAATACCAAGACGCAGGCGTGGACATTGACCGCAAGGCCGAGGCTCTGAAAGCGGCGGCCCAAAAAATCAAGGCGACCTACACCCCCCAGGTACTGCGGGGCATGGGGGCCTTTGGAGGGATGATAGAAGTTTCCGCGCTCAAGGGCTTGGCCGAGCCGGTGCTGGTGGCCTCCACCGATGGGGTGGGCACCAAGACCCTGCTGGCCGCCCAGACCGGGCGCTACAAAGGGCTGGGCTTCGACCTGGTGAACCACTCGGTCAACGACCTCTTGGTGCAGGGGGCCCGGCCCCTGTTTTTCATGGACTACATCGCCAGCGCTCGCCTCGAGGCCGACGTGTTGGCCGCGGTGCTGGACTCGCTGGCCGAGGCCTGCAAGGCGGTGGGCATTCCCCTCCTGGGCGGCGAGACCGCCGAGATGCCGGGGGTCTACCACGAAGGGGGCCTCGACCTGGTGGGCACCATCGTGGGGGTAGTGGACAAGGCCCAGATAGTGGACGGCTCCCGGGTGCAACCGGGCGACGTGCTGCTGGCCCTGCCTTCTTCCGGGCTGCATACCAACGGCTACAGCCTGGCTCGCAAGGTGTTGGCGGGGTGGAACCTGGAGGAACCCCGGCTCGAGCTGGGCGGGCGGTCGCTGGCCGAGACCCTCCTGGAGCCCCACCGTTGTTACCTGGAGGAGGTGGCTCTCCTTCAGCGCGAGGGCCTCGAAATTCGCGCCATGGCCCACATTACCGGCGGGGGCGTGTATGAAAACCTACCCCGGGTGTTGCCGGAGGGACTGGGGGCCGAAATCCGGCGTGGAAACTTTCCAATCCCCCCCATTTTTGAGCTCATTCAACGCGCAGGCAACGTAGACGAGCAGGAAATGTTCCGGGTGTTCAATATGGGGCTTGGTTACATTTTGATCCTGAGTCCAGAGATGGCATCTAGGGCCAAGACACTATTGCCCCAAAGCTACCCGGTAGGCTATATCATGGAAGGGTCAGGGATTAGGGTGGTCTGA
- the aguB gene encoding N-carbamoylputrescine amidase: MPKLAVVQMSMTRDRDQNVAKATQMVREAAAQGAHIVLLPELFENLYFCQAERDKYFALANPVENHPFLPHFQRLAQELGVVLPISFFEKAGQAYYNSLALIDATGEIRGIYRKSHIPDGPGYEEKYYFNPGDTGFLAFPTRFGTVGTGICWDQWFPECARSMALLGAEILLYPTAIGSEPPEAGGVDTKDMWQRAMIGHAVSNICYLAAANRVGTEVVEGLEQTFYGSSFIADYMGNKIAEAGRSEETILMAELNLEEARIFRASFGFFRDRRPDLYGPLLTLDGKTRR; encoded by the coding sequence ATGCCCAAACTTGCTGTTGTGCAGATGTCCATGACAAGAGACCGCGACCAGAACGTGGCCAAGGCCACCCAGATGGTGCGCGAGGCCGCCGCCCAGGGCGCTCATATTGTGCTGCTACCGGAGCTGTTTGAGAACCTCTACTTTTGTCAGGCCGAGCGGGACAAATACTTTGCCCTGGCCAACCCGGTGGAAAACCACCCCTTCCTGCCGCACTTTCAGCGGCTGGCCCAGGAGCTAGGGGTGGTGCTTCCCATTTCCTTTTTTGAGAAAGCGGGGCAGGCTTACTACAACAGCCTGGCCCTGATCGACGCTACGGGGGAGATCCGGGGCATCTACCGCAAATCCCATATCCCCGATGGGCCCGGCTACGAAGAAAAGTATTACTTCAACCCTGGCGACACCGGCTTCCTGGCCTTCCCCACTCGCTTTGGCACGGTAGGCACGGGCATCTGTTGGGATCAGTGGTTCCCCGAGTGCGCCCGCAGTATGGCCCTGCTGGGCGCCGAAATTCTGCTCTACCCCACCGCCATTGGCTCCGAGCCGCCCGAGGCCGGCGGTGTAGATACCAAGGACATGTGGCAACGCGCCATGATCGGGCACGCGGTCTCGAACATCTGCTATCTGGCCGCCGCCAACCGGGTGGGCACCGAGGTGGTGGAGGGCCTCGAGCAGACCTTCTACGGCTCCTCCTTCATCGCCGACTACATGGGCAACAAAATCGCCGAGGCTGGCCGCAGCGAAGAAACCATCCTGATGGCCGAGCTGAACCTGGAGGAAGCCCGCATCTTCCGGGCCAGTTTTGGCTTCTTCCGTGACCGCCGGCCCGACCTCTATGGCCCCCTCCTGACCCTGGACGGCAAGACCCGGCGCTAA
- a CDS encoding SDR family NAD(P)-dependent oxidoreductase → MGMFQGKVVLVTGAARGLGRAIAEAFADERALLVLCDVRPEGLEVAKRLGALFVYADLAQANHRERLVEQALKQWGGVHVLVNNAAIAAPGSALKVGLAEWHQTLEVNLTAPMHLSALAAREMVRSGGGAIVNVASVQGLFAEQNNVAYNASKGGLVNLTRSLALDFAPMNIRVNAVAPGAIATESVLEAIQMSENPELTRQDWEDLHALRRLGKPEEVAQAVVFLASEKASFITGAILPVDGGMTASFMMAGRPV, encoded by the coding sequence TTGGGCATGTTTCAGGGCAAAGTGGTGCTGGTAACGGGGGCAGCCAGGGGTTTAGGGCGGGCCATTGCCGAGGCCTTTGCCGACGAGCGGGCCTTGCTGGTGCTGTGCGACGTGAGGCCGGAGGGCCTCGAGGTGGCCAAACGCTTGGGAGCGCTGTTTGTCTATGCCGACCTGGCCCAGGCCAACCACCGCGAGCGCTTGGTCGAGCAGGCCCTCAAGCAGTGGGGCGGTGTGCATGTGCTGGTAAACAACGCTGCCATCGCCGCGCCCGGCTCGGCGCTCAAGGTGGGGCTGGCCGAGTGGCACCAGACCCTGGAAGTGAACCTAACCGCGCCCATGCACCTTTCGGCCCTGGCGGCCCGAGAGATGGTGCGCTCGGGCGGGGGGGCCATTGTAAATGTGGCCAGCGTCCAGGGGCTTTTCGCCGAGCAAAACAACGTGGCCTACAACGCCTCCAAGGGCGGGCTGGTGAACCTGACCCGCTCGCTGGCGCTCGACTTTGCCCCCATGAACATCCGGGTCAACGCCGTAGCCCCCGGAGCCATCGCTACCGAGAGCGTGCTCGAGGCCATTCAGATGTCGGAGAATCCCGAACTCACCCGCCAGGACTGGGAAGACCTGCACGCCCTGCGCCGGCTGGGGAAGCCCGAGGAGGTAGCCCAGGCCGTGGTGTTTCTGGCCTCCGAAAAAGCCAGTTTTATCACCGGCGCCATTCTGCCGGTAGATGGCGGCATGACCGCCAGCTTCATGATGGCCGGAAGACCCGTGTAG
- a CDS encoding histidine phosphatase family protein has product MKELWLLRHGETPWNAEGRFQGHFDINLSPQGLHQAYRVAERLAACRQGFDGLYSSDLQRAALTAKPVAEALRLTPIYDPRLREIYAGELQGLLRSEMERLYPEFHQAIQRDPWNTRRPGGESMADLAARVQSFLDDLPEGRFIVVTHGGVIRAALKLVLKLENGTWRKFQIQNTSITRLLYPEGMALSVGDVGHLEAWAEGLTDEATLS; this is encoded by the coding sequence ATGAAAGAACTCTGGCTCTTGCGCCACGGTGAAACGCCCTGGAACGCCGAGGGGCGTTTTCAGGGCCACTTCGATATCAACCTCTCCCCCCAGGGGCTGCACCAGGCCTACCGGGTAGCCGAGCGGCTGGCCGCCTGCCGCCAGGGCTTCGATGGCCTTTACAGCTCCGACCTCCAACGGGCCGCGCTCACGGCCAAGCCGGTGGCCGAGGCCCTGCGCCTCACCCCCATCTACGACCCCCGCCTGCGCGAGATTTATGCAGGGGAGTTGCAAGGTCTGTTGCGCAGCGAAATGGAACGGCTTTACCCCGAGTTCCACCAGGCCATCCAGCGCGACCCCTGGAACACCCGTCGCCCCGGCGGTGAGAGCATGGCCGACCTAGCCGCGCGGGTGCAAAGCTTCCTGGACGATCTGCCTGAGGGGCGCTTTATCGTGGTGACGCACGGGGGGGTGATCCGGGCCGCGCTCAAGCTGGTGCTCAAGTTAGAAAACGGCACCTGGCGCAAGTTCCAGATTCAAAATACCTCCATCACCCGGCTTCTTTACCCCGAAGGCATGGCGCTTTCGGTGGGGGATGTGGGCCACCTCGAGGCCTGGGCCGAGGGCCTCACCGACGAAGCCACGCTCTCGTAA
- a CDS encoding MBL fold metallo-hydrolase: MKVYSLSVGPLQENTYLLVGEQGRGVIVDPGDEPERILAEVRRVGLRPEAILLTHAHFDHVGAVAPLVEALGLPVYLHPADLPLYRNAAQNAARWGLSIPQPPEPVEPLAEGQALDFGLGLEVLFLPGHAPGHVGFYHPGHLLSGDVLFRGGIGRYDLPGSDPQALFASLQKLTGLPPQTAVYPGHGPLTTIAQEMASNPYLAG, encoded by the coding sequence ATGAAGGTATATAGCCTGAGCGTGGGCCCTTTGCAGGAAAACACCTATCTGCTGGTGGGTGAACAAGGTCGGGGGGTCATTGTAGACCCCGGCGATGAGCCGGAGCGCATCCTGGCCGAGGTTCGGCGGGTGGGCCTGCGCCCGGAGGCCATTCTGCTGACCCATGCCCATTTCGATCATGTGGGGGCCGTCGCGCCCTTGGTGGAGGCCCTGGGTCTGCCGGTTTATCTGCATCCAGCCGACCTGCCCCTTTACCGGAATGCAGCCCAGAACGCCGCCCGCTGGGGCCTGTCCATCCCGCAGCCGCCTGAGCCGGTGGAGCCCCTGGCCGAGGGGCAGGCCCTGGACTTTGGCCTGGGCCTCGAGGTGCTGTTTTTGCCCGGCCATGCGCCGGGGCATGTGGGCTTCTACCACCCGGGGCATCTCCTGAGCGGGGATGTGCTGTTTCGGGGGGGCATTGGCCGCTACGACCTGCCGGGCAGCGACCCCCAGGCCCTGTTCGCCTCGTTGCAAAAACTCACCGGGTTGCCCCCCCAGACGGCGGTCTACCCCGGTCATGGCCCCCTCACTACCATCGCCCAGGAAATGGCCAGCAATCCCTATCTTGCCGGCTAA
- the gatB gene encoding Asp-tRNA(Asn)/Glu-tRNA(Gln) amidotransferase subunit GatB, which produces MPEFEAVVGLEVHLHLKTKSKMFCGCDANYFGDPPNTHTCPVCLGLPGVLPSVNAQAVDFGILFGLALNCTIAPWTQFHRKSYYYPDMPKNYQISQYDLPIAEHGYLEVEGQKIRIKRVHLEEDAAKSTHPDGAPYSLIDLNRAGSPLIEMVTEPDIRTPEQARVFLAHIRSIAQTLGVSEANPEEGKMRADVNVSVRPVGGALGTKVEIKNLNSFKSVARALEFEIKRQQELLRSGRRVEQATLGWDEAAGKTYVMRLKEGEADYRYFPDPDLPPIVVDEAWLERLKAAMPELPAQKFARYKAQGVRPYDAEILAYNASLARFFDQALAHYQGNPQTIANLLNADVAGYLNERGLEVQETALTPANLAGLAGLFERREITNRVLAQLLPEVMEGADPLRLVEERGLRSVADEGALRPIVERVVAANAKVVEQVKGGNLKAANALLGPIMKETKGTAKAEVVKKMLSEMLGVEL; this is translated from the coding sequence ATGCCGGAGTTCGAAGCGGTGGTGGGGTTGGAAGTCCACCTGCACCTGAAAACCAAGAGCAAAATGTTCTGCGGCTGCGACGCCAACTACTTTGGCGACCCACCCAACACCCACACCTGCCCGGTCTGTCTGGGCCTACCGGGGGTGCTGCCCTCGGTCAACGCGCAGGCGGTGGACTTTGGCATCCTGTTTGGGCTGGCCCTGAACTGCACTATTGCCCCCTGGACGCAGTTTCACCGCAAGAGCTACTACTACCCCGACATGCCCAAAAACTACCAGATCTCCCAGTACGACCTGCCCATCGCCGAGCACGGGTATCTGGAGGTGGAAGGCCAAAAAATCCGCATCAAGCGGGTGCATCTGGAGGAGGACGCCGCCAAATCCACCCACCCAGACGGCGCCCCCTACTCGCTAATAGACCTCAACCGGGCCGGCTCACCCCTAATCGAGATGGTCACCGAGCCCGACATCCGCACCCCCGAGCAGGCCCGGGTTTTTCTGGCTCACATTCGCTCGATTGCCCAGACCTTAGGGGTCTCGGAGGCCAACCCCGAAGAAGGCAAGATGCGGGCCGACGTGAACGTCTCGGTGCGGCCCGTGGGGGGGGCTCTGGGCACCAAGGTGGAGATCAAGAACCTCAACTCCTTCAAGAGCGTGGCGCGGGCCCTCGAGTTCGAGATCAAGCGCCAGCAGGAGCTCTTGCGCAGTGGGCGCAGGGTGGAGCAGGCCACCTTAGGCTGGGACGAGGCCGCCGGCAAAACCTATGTGATGCGCCTCAAGGAAGGCGAGGCCGACTATCGCTACTTCCCCGACCCCGATCTGCCCCCCATCGTGGTAGACGAGGCCTGGCTCGAGCGGCTTAAGGCCGCCATGCCCGAGCTGCCGGCCCAGAAGTTTGCCCGCTACAAAGCCCAAGGGGTACGCCCCTACGACGCCGAAATTCTGGCCTACAACGCTTCGCTGGCCCGCTTCTTCGACCAGGCCCTGGCCCACTACCAAGGCAACCCCCAGACCATCGCCAACCTGCTCAACGCCGATGTGGCCGGCTACCTGAACGAGCGGGGCCTCGAGGTACAAGAGACCGCCCTCACCCCCGCCAATCTGGCCGGACTGGCCGGGCTCTTTGAGCGGCGCGAGATTACCAACCGGGTACTCGCGCAGCTTTTACCCGAGGTGATGGAAGGGGCCGACCCCCTTCGGCTGGTGGAGGAGCGCGGGCTGCGCTCGGTTGCGGACGAAGGAGCGCTCAGGCCCATTGTGGAGCGGGTGGTGGCCGCCAACGCTAAGGTGGTCGAGCAAGTCAAGGGCGGCAACCTCAAAGCCGCCAACGCCCTTCTGGGGCCCATCATGAAAGAGACCAAGGGCACCGCCAAGGCCGAGGTGGTCAAGAAGATGCTGAGCGAGATGCTGGGGGTTGAGCTTTGA
- a CDS encoding zinc ribbon domain-containing protein gives MSDPLAELNRLQERDLELDLIREDQSRIPEELVQARLHFRSLEVQLGDLQEQLREVRLAYHKADLELQDLKSKREKAKAAQAQASGAKEQTQYAEQIRQLSGLIEDLEGNGKDIEGQMMPLMERMDKLEQELAQVKAQVDEARPKLEALEAANQQRVADLEATYQAKKAERDKLAATIPAPIVKEYESIRKARKGTGLAKMVKTANGYRCTACNVQLPMHVAQQIHQGHKVVRCPSCGRILWKGE, from the coding sequence GTGAGTGACCCGCTGGCCGAGTTGAACCGCCTGCAAGAACGCGACCTCGAGCTTGACCTTATCCGCGAAGATCAATCCCGCATTCCCGAGGAGCTGGTGCAGGCCCGCTTGCACTTCAGGAGTCTGGAAGTTCAGCTAGGCGATTTGCAGGAGCAGCTTCGCGAGGTGCGCCTGGCCTACCACAAAGCCGACCTCGAGCTGCAAGATCTCAAAAGCAAGCGCGAAAAAGCCAAGGCAGCCCAGGCCCAGGCCAGCGGGGCCAAGGAACAAACCCAGTACGCCGAGCAAATCCGGCAGCTATCGGGCCTGATCGAAGACCTCGAGGGCAACGGTAAAGACATCGAGGGTCAGATGATGCCGCTGATGGAGCGGATGGACAAACTAGAACAGGAGCTGGCCCAGGTAAAGGCCCAGGTAGACGAGGCCAGGCCCAAACTGGAGGCGCTGGAAGCGGCCAACCAGCAGCGCGTGGCCGACCTCGAGGCTACCTACCAGGCCAAAAAAGCCGAGCGCGATAAGCTGGCGGCCACCATTCCCGCCCCCATCGTCAAGGAGTACGAGTCCATTCGCAAGGCCCGTAAAGGCACCGGCCTGGCCAAAATGGTCAAAACCGCCAACGGCTACCGCTGTACGGCCTGCAATGTTCAGCTTCCCATGCACGTAGCCCAACAAATCCACCAGGGCCACAAAGTGGTGCGCTGCCCCTCCTGTGGGCGCATCCTCTGGAAAGGGGAGTAG
- a CDS encoding 8-oxo-dGTP diphosphatase: protein MPYTPILATLGYVLSPDGQQVLLIHRNARPDDPAYGKYNGLGGKLESTEDVASGMRREIREEAGLEALRLVLRGTLSWPGFGPNGEDWFGFIFLVPQWSGTPLQANPEGRLEWVPLTKVVRLELPMWPGDKHFLPMVFDADPRPFHGVMPYAGGQPVSWSFSR, encoded by the coding sequence GTGCCGTATACCCCCATTCTCGCGACCCTGGGCTATGTGCTTTCGCCCGATGGCCAACAGGTCTTGCTGATTCACCGCAACGCCCGCCCTGACGACCCCGCCTACGGCAAGTACAACGGGCTGGGGGGCAAACTCGAGTCCACCGAAGATGTTGCCTCTGGTATGCGGCGGGAAATCCGAGAAGAAGCCGGCCTCGAGGCGCTCCGGCTGGTTTTGCGTGGAACCCTCTCCTGGCCGGGTTTTGGCCCAAACGGCGAGGACTGGTTTGGCTTCATTTTCCTGGTGCCCCAGTGGTCGGGCACCCCCCTCCAGGCCAACCCCGAGGGGCGCTTAGAATGGGTGCCCCTAACAAAAGTAGTGCGGCTCGAGCTGCCCATGTGGCCGGGCGACAAGCACTTTTTGCCCATGGTCTTCGATGCCGACCCGCGCCCCTTCCATGGGGTAATGCCTTATGCGGGCGGGCAGCCGGTTAGCTGGTCGTTCAGCCGCTGA